The genomic window TCGAGCGCCGTTACCGTGCGCCGCTCGGTCACGAAGCGGACCGAGAGCGCACGGCAAGCGACGGCGGGCGCGATCGTCTGGGCGTTCACGTCAGCCCAGACGCGGACGCGCGTTGCCGGTGGCGTTCAGCACGTCGAGGGTCATCACCTCGTCGAGGGCGGGCACGCGCTTGGAGAACTGACCGAGCTGGGCGTAGAGGTCGATCTGTTCCTTCCACACCTGCGGGTCCATCGCCCCCCAGCCATTGACCTTGGTGTTGTCGCTGAACGCGTATTTCAGCATCACCTCGGCCGCTTCGATTTCGTCGGCGCGGTTGAGGTTCGGGAATTCCTTCACCAGGAAATCGACCGCCTTTTCGCGGTTGGCGTAGGCGTATTCCCAGCCCTTGCCGGTGGCGCGCACGAAACGCGCGAGCGCGTCGGCATTGGTCTGCAACGTCTTGGTCGTCGCGTAATAGGGCAGGGCGTAAAGGCGCACGCCCGTATCCCACAAACGCAGATCGACGCGCTCGCTGCCCAGCACCTTCAGCGCGGTGGTGTTGGTCAGCCACCCGGTGACGACGTCGACCTGGCCCGTCAGCAGCGGCGCCATGTCGGCGCCGATCGTGACGATCTGCACCGCGCTCTCGGGAATGTTGTTCTTGGCGAGCAAAGCGCGCAGCAGAATGACGCCGGTCGCCTGGATGCCGACCTTCTTGCCGACCATGTCGGCGGGCTTCTCGACAGGCTTCTTCTTCAGCGAGAAGAAGCAATAGGGGTGCTGCTGCGCGCCGACCGCGAAGCACTTGATCGGCAGATCCTGCGACGCCGCGAGCATCAGCGAGGGGCTGGACGAAACCTGGCCGACTTCGAAGCGGCCGGAGGCGACGACGGCCACGCCGTCGATATTCGGGCCGCCCGCCTGGAAGCGCATGTCGATGCCTTCCGCGTCGTAGAAGCCCATATGCTTGGCCGCGACTTCGCCGAGCTGGTTGCCCGACAGCAGCCAGCCGAGCTGGAGATTGACGACCGCTTTCGATTGGGCGCCGGCTTCGACCGAGACGAGGCCGCTGCCCGCCGCCAAAGCCGCACCGCCCATCGCCAGCGCGCTGCGCCGCGTCATCCGCATTCCGCCGCTATTCGACATTTTCGGTGCCTCCGTTGTTGGATTTGATCCTTGGGTCCCTGCGGCCTTTCCGCCACCCTTTTGAGCGGTCGGAATGCAGCAACTATTGCGCCAATTTGGTGTTCACCAAAGATCATAAAAAACGACGGGTCGTTGCCGAAATGGCAACATGCCCGCGCACGCCAGATGCCGCTTTTGGCACCGCGCGGCGTTTCGCGGCCTCCGCCAAACGTTTAGGCCGGATCGGCGTTCGGGCGGATAGGCGCCGTCGGCGCGATTCCTTAACGTCGAGCGCTCACGACAAAGGGCGGATTCGATGGATGGATTGGCGCAAGCGCTCGACGGAATCGCGATCGGCGACGATCCCGCCCTGCTTCGGCAGAAGAGCCGTGACTATTTTTGGTACAGCCCGATTCTGCGCGAGAAGCTGGATCACGCCCGCGCCGATCTGCTCGTAACCCCGCGCGACGAAGCGGAAGTGATCCGCATCCTCGCCGAATGCCATCGCCGGCGCGTGCCCGTCACCGTGCGCGGGGCGGGGACGGGCAATTACGGCCAGGCGATGCCGCTCAAAGGCGGCGTTGTGCTCGACATGACCGCGATGGCCAAAATCATATCGATGTCCCCGGGCCGCGTGCGCGCGCAAGCCGGGGTCCGCTTGCTCGATCTCGACCGCGCTTGCAAACGCGAGATCGGGCATGAGCTGCGGCTGTTCCCGTCGACCGTACGCACCTCCACCTTGGGCGGCTATATCGGCGGCGGGTCGACCGGCATCGGCGCCGTCGCGTGGGGCAATCTCGCGGATCCCGGCAATATCCTGGCGTTGCGCGTCGTGACGATGGAAGCAACCCCGCGCGTGATCGAACTTCGCGGCAAGGCTATCCAAAGCGTCAATCACGCTTACGGCACCAACGGCGTCATCACAGAACTCGAGATTCCGCTGGCGCCCGCCATGGCGTGGCAGGATGTGCTGATCGGCTTTTCCGATTTCATGGCCGCCGTGCGTTTCGGCAAGGCCTTCGCCGACCAGCCGGGCATCGACAAGCGCCTTTGCACCGTGATCGCCGCACCGATCCCGCAACAATGCTTCGGGTCGCTGGGCGCGATGCTGCCCGACGGCCATCATGCCGTGCTGGCGATGGTGGCGGAAAACGGGCTCGACGCGTTGCGCGATCTGGCCGATGCCGAAGGCGGAACGGTGCATGTGCTGGGCGAATCGCCGGCCGATGGCACGCGCAAGCCGATCTACGAATATTCGTGGAATCACACCACGCTGCACGCGCTGAAGAAGGACAAAAGCTTCACCTACCTTCAGGTTCTGTATGGCGGGCCCGATTACCTCGCCAAGATCGAGCGCAGCTGGCGCGAATTCGGCGACGAAACCCCGATGCATCTGGAATTCGTCAAAGTCGACGGGCAGATGGCCTGTTTCGGGCTGCAGCTCGTCCGCTTTACGACGCCCGAACGCCTGCAAGCGATCATGGATGCGCTGGAAGCGGCGGATTGCCCGGTTTTCGATCCGCACGCCTTCACGATCGAGGAAGGCGGCATGAAAAAAGTCGATTCGGGCCAGCTCGACTTCAAACGCCACGCCGATCCCCAAGGCCTGCTCAATCCCGGTAAAATGCTGGGCTGGGAGCGGCCGGATTGGCGGCCCGGCGCGGCGCTTAAACCGGTGGCCTAAGGGGCCGTTTTTCCTGCCTGCAAGCGGTGCCGACACCCTATTGTAGGCGCGCAATTTGCACATCCAAGGGCGTATTCCCCCTTGGATCAAAATCAAAAGGAGTGAGGCATGGCGCGGGTTCTGGGTTCCGTCGTCGCGGTCGCGGCGCTGATGACGATGTCGGTCATGGCGTCGGCGCAAACCGCCGTCACCATCGCGCATGGCAGCAACCAGGTCGAGATCACGCATCCCGGCCTTTATCTGCCGC from Alphaproteobacteria bacterium includes these protein-coding regions:
- a CDS encoding ABC transporter substrate-binding protein; its protein translation is MSNSGGMRMTRRSALAMGGAALAAGSGLVSVEAGAQSKAVVNLQLGWLLSGNQLGEVAAKHMGFYDAEGIDMRFQAGGPNIDGVAVVASGRFEVGQVSSSPSLMLAASQDLPIKCFAVGAQQHPYCFFSLKKKPVEKPADMVGKKVGIQATGVILLRALLAKNNIPESAVQIVTIGADMAPLLTGQVDVVTGWLTNTTALKVLGSERVDLRLWDTGVRLYALPYYATTKTLQTNADALARFVRATGKGWEYAYANREKAVDFLVKEFPNLNRADEIEAAEVMLKYAFSDNTKVNGWGAMDPQVWKEQIDLYAQLGQFSKRVPALDEVMTLDVLNATGNARPRLG
- a CDS encoding FAD-binding oxidoreductase, with protein sequence MDGLAQALDGIAIGDDPALLRQKSRDYFWYSPILREKLDHARADLLVTPRDEAEVIRILAECHRRRVPVTVRGAGTGNYGQAMPLKGGVVLDMTAMAKIISMSPGRVRAQAGVRLLDLDRACKREIGHELRLFPSTVRTSTLGGYIGGGSTGIGAVAWGNLADPGNILALRVVTMEATPRVIELRGKAIQSVNHAYGTNGVITELEIPLAPAMAWQDVLIGFSDFMAAVRFGKAFADQPGIDKRLCTVIAAPIPQQCFGSLGAMLPDGHHAVLAMVAENGLDALRDLADAEGGTVHVLGESPADGTRKPIYEYSWNHTTLHALKKDKSFTYLQVLYGGPDYLAKIERSWREFGDETPMHLEFVKVDGQMACFGLQLVRFTTPERLQAIMDALEAADCPVFDPHAFTIEEGGMKKVDSGQLDFKRHADPQGLLNPGKMLGWERPDWRPGAALKPVA